In a single window of the Drosophila albomicans strain 15112-1751.03 chromosome 3, ASM965048v2, whole genome shotgun sequence genome:
- the LOC117571309 gene encoding uncharacterized protein LOC117571309, which translates to MGFIEYRTSSDAAIQCELLLDDLHGPTREFDITDVGRRRRFVRCLYGLLMLQIAMIIPCLEICIHYAHILIELPLRLAYFVFIILLYTWLYIYRDWRRRAPFNYLIYLLTSIAMPISTSIHLIYIDQTRWLHAYPLMIIVELLVLVLYTTQQRFKFSHAIGVLIIYSVYGLILLSVYIFFIQGFFRILYFYKVTFEAWYIIYDTRQMLCGDHGYNLQPDEYIYAAANIHADLPKFLWLHAYPLMIIIELIVLVLYTTQQRIKFSHAIGILIILLVYGLIVLLSYFIYVNCFFRMLSFYGVTFEAWYIIYDTHLMLCGVHGYNLQPDEHMYAAGNIHADLPKFLWIIIGHFVLGPVRGFIKALRHSRTNYIC; encoded by the exons ATGGGCTTTATTGAGTACCGGACTAGTTCag ATGCCGCCATACAGTGCGAATTGTTGTTGGATGATTTACACGGACCTACACGCGAATTTGATATAACCGATGTCGGAAGAAGACGAAGATTTGTACGTTGTCTTTATGGCTTGCTGATG TTGCAGATTGCGATGATCATTCCCTGCTTGGAGATATGCATTCATTATGCACATATACTAATTGAGCTTCCTCTTCGCTTAGcatatttcgtatttattatCCTATTGTACACCTGGCTGTATATTTATCGCGACTGGCGACGTCGAGCGCCCTTTAACTACTTGATTTACCTGCTGACATCGATCGCAATGCCAATTAGCACAAGTATACATCTGATTTATATCGATCAGACACGCTGG CTTCATGCTTATCCGTTGATGATCATAGTCGAACTGCTCGTTCTCGTCTTGTACACCACACAGCAGAGATTTAAATTTAGTCATGCCATCGGCGTGCTTATAATATATTCGGTTTATGGATTGATCCTCTTATCGgtctatatttttttcatacaaGGATTCTTCCGAATACTCTACTTTTATAAGGTGACCTTTGAAGCCTGGTACATTATCTACGATACCCGACAAATGCTTTGTGGCGACCATGGCTATAATCTTCAACCCGATGAGTATATATATGCAGCTGCGAATATTCATGCTGATTTACCCAAATTTCTATGG CTTCACGCTTATCCGTTGATGATTATAATCGAGCTGATCGTTCTCGTCTTGTACACCACACAGCAGAGAATTAAGTTTAGCCATGCCATCGGTATCCTTATAATATTATTGGTTTATGGTCTGATTGTGTTATTGTCCTACTTTATATACGTAAACTGTTTCTTTCGGATGCTCAGCTTTTATGGAGTCACCTTTGAGGCGTGGTACATTATCTACGATACGCATCTAATGCTTTGTGGTGTCCATGGCTATAATCTTCAACCCGATGAGCATATGTATGCAGCTGGCAATATACACGCTGATTTACCCAAATTTCTCTGGATTATCATCGGGCATTTTGTGCTTGGCCCTGTGAGGGGTTTCATAAAAGCGCTGCGTCATTCGCGTACGAATTACATTTGTTAA